A region of Desulfolithobacter dissulfuricans DNA encodes the following proteins:
- a CDS encoding LysE family transporter encodes MSAGIRYGTRSALPSIFGLQAGLAISVVLVGLGIGSLIASSLFFFTLLKIIGSLYLIYLGIQKWRASDSSMPFPGTTYTARPFRFTRALVINLSNPKAIAFLVALFPQFIDPSRPQALQFLILGSTMVVVDTLDMIVYACLASRCVQWFRQQSVSSSLSNVFLARPLSPPVSCWRPRPGTAVNKASGLLPCLLDNPLDLQAKLFGGEGFGQVAVNAHFLG; translated from the coding sequence GTGAGCGCCGGGATCCGTTACGGAACCCGCTCCGCCCTGCCCTCCATATTCGGCCTGCAGGCCGGTCTGGCCATCTCCGTCGTTCTGGTGGGACTGGGCATTGGCTCGCTCATCGCCTCATCTCTGTTCTTCTTTACCCTGCTCAAAATCATCGGCAGTCTGTATCTCATCTATCTCGGCATCCAGAAATGGCGGGCCAGTGACAGCTCCATGCCTTTTCCCGGGACCACATACACCGCCCGGCCCTTCCGATTTACCCGGGCCCTGGTCATCAACCTGTCCAACCCCAAGGCCATCGCCTTTTTGGTGGCCCTGTTCCCGCAATTTATCGATCCATCCCGGCCCCAGGCCCTGCAGTTTCTCATCCTCGGTTCGACCATGGTCGTTGTCGATACCCTGGACATGATCGTCTATGCCTGCCTGGCCTCACGCTGTGTTCAATGGTTCAGGCAGCAGAGCGTGTCCTCCAGCTTATCGAACGTGTTTTTGGCCAGGCCTTTATCACCACCGGTCTCCTGCTGGCGACCACGACCCGGTACAGCGGTTAACAAAGCCTCAGGCCTCCTGCCCTGCCTCCTCGATAACCCGCTTGACCTCCAGGCCAAACTGTTCGGCGGTGAAGGGTTTGGCCAGGTAGCCGTCAATGCCCATTTCCTTGGATGA
- a CDS encoding hybrid sensor histidine kinase/response regulator, with amino-acid sequence MDNDLLDILENFDTLLDTEDPPEFLLDLAAREFLQIFALRAVHVLFPCDPLVPYLVTRTWLSESPDPVVSGDNDIFRVSEPVAALLRQLLSSRGVMHLGADSPAAPDLEAALGSSALMAAVLPTRYDRPRLLLLEKRDQEDAWSSRETRLLLYLARRLTQRYDARLLQETVRRDIAKRQKVDAKLELSEERFRSIFRHSSISLWLGDFSQLMNLFSQLREQGVAELSDYFRRNPDFIDQALTAIRILDVNQSTLDLFEAATMEELVGRIRGIMTRSTREALRAAFSALFAGSRHFSVEAQCSTLSGRSINTIINIDALSGPDSHMALVSITDISLQKEIEQRYLDSTQQYRSLMETAQDAIIIADAETGLVTEANRKASKLLGREVQDLVGMHLHELHPPEDRHLYQDLYSNGRGFSEVLGKHELFLQSADGSRIPVEISASTTAVGSRRMVQVVYHDIRRRLLMEERRRLLATAVEQAAESVIITDVDGRIEYVNPAFEQRTGYTMEELVGKNPRILNAGMREKYYYKMMWDEISSGSTWQGRFINRRKDGTILEEEATITPVKDCNGRIHHFVAVKRDITEQVVQEHQVRQAQKMQAIGTLAGGIAHDFNNILTAIMGFAELSLMRAVDDPLLRANLEEIVKGADRAGKLIEQILTFSRQTEKTVSSLQLSLIVKEVLKLLRASLPANIEIITDIASSAYVRVDPTQMHQVIMNLCTNAYQAIKGVRGIIRVGLHNVTLGPREGVSIGNLSQGNYVCLQVEDNGHGIAPEFMDRIFEPYFTTKKKDEGTGLGLSVVHGIVNDHGGAVTVTSTPGKGSCFSVYLPEVEKSDVQIPCQVRGVPDGEGRVILVDDERQIVDYEVQVLEKAGYVVTSFTSSVAALEKIKEDIHAFDLLVTDMAMPEMTGLQLIEEVRALRPGMPVLLCTGYSEHVTAKSSKEMGIDGYLAKPFTAEQFGLEVKRVIEEAGQEA; translated from the coding sequence ATGGATAACGACCTTCTCGATATTCTCGAAAATTTTGATACCCTCCTGGATACGGAAGATCCTCCGGAATTTCTGCTCGACCTGGCGGCCAGAGAATTTCTCCAGATCTTTGCCCTCCGGGCCGTGCATGTGCTCTTTCCCTGTGACCCGCTGGTTCCCTACCTGGTTACCAGAACCTGGCTGTCCGAATCTCCGGATCCTGTTGTCTCCGGGGACAATGACATATTCAGGGTTTCGGAGCCGGTGGCAGCGCTCCTGCGCCAACTGCTGAGCTCCAGAGGGGTGATGCATCTGGGGGCGGACAGCCCGGCAGCCCCGGACCTGGAGGCGGCGCTTGGCTCCAGTGCCCTCATGGCTGCAGTCCTGCCGACCAGATATGACCGTCCCCGGTTGCTGTTGCTTGAAAAGAGAGACCAGGAAGACGCCTGGTCCAGTCGAGAAACCCGCTTGCTGCTCTATCTTGCCCGGCGCCTCACCCAGCGTTATGACGCTCGCCTCCTGCAGGAGACAGTGCGCCGTGATATTGCCAAGCGCCAGAAGGTGGACGCCAAGCTCGAGTTGAGCGAGGAGCGCTTCAGGTCCATCTTCCGTCACTCCAGTATTTCCCTCTGGCTCGGTGATTTCTCCCAGCTGATGAACCTGTTCTCCCAGTTGCGGGAACAAGGTGTTGCCGAGCTCAGTGACTATTTCCGCCGTAATCCCGACTTTATCGACCAGGCCTTGACCGCGATCAGGATCCTCGACGTCAATCAGTCCACCCTGGACCTGTTCGAGGCCGCCACCATGGAGGAACTTGTCGGACGTATCCGGGGGATAATGACCAGGTCCACCAGGGAAGCCCTGCGGGCGGCCTTTTCGGCTCTGTTCGCCGGCAGTCGACATTTCTCCGTCGAGGCCCAGTGTTCCACCCTTTCCGGGCGCAGTATCAATACCATTATCAATATCGATGCCCTTTCCGGGCCCGATTCACACATGGCCCTGGTCTCTATCACCGATATTTCCCTGCAGAAGGAGATCGAACAGCGCTACCTGGATTCCACCCAGCAGTACCGCTCCCTGATGGAGACCGCCCAGGACGCAATCATCATTGCCGATGCCGAGACCGGGCTGGTCACCGAGGCCAACAGAAAGGCGTCCAAACTGCTGGGCAGGGAGGTCCAGGACCTGGTGGGCATGCACCTCCATGAGCTCCATCCGCCGGAGGACAGACATCTCTACCAGGATCTCTACAGTAACGGTCGGGGTTTCAGCGAGGTGCTCGGCAAACATGAGCTTTTTCTCCAGAGTGCAGACGGAAGCCGCATTCCGGTGGAAATCAGTGCCAGCACCACTGCCGTCGGCTCGCGGCGGATGGTCCAGGTGGTGTACCATGATATCCGCAGACGGCTGCTTATGGAGGAGCGCAGGCGTCTGCTGGCCACTGCTGTGGAACAGGCCGCCGAGTCGGTTATCATCACCGATGTGGACGGCCGTATCGAGTATGTCAATCCCGCCTTTGAGCAGCGGACCGGCTATACCATGGAGGAGTTGGTCGGCAAGAATCCGCGCATTCTCAATGCCGGCATGCGGGAGAAATACTATTACAAGATGATGTGGGATGAGATCAGCTCCGGTTCCACCTGGCAGGGGCGATTCATCAACCGGCGCAAAGACGGGACCATACTCGAAGAGGAGGCCACCATCACCCCGGTCAAGGACTGCAATGGCCGGATCCATCACTTTGTGGCGGTGAAGCGCGATATCACCGAGCAGGTGGTCCAGGAACACCAGGTCCGGCAGGCGCAGAAGATGCAGGCTATCGGTACCCTGGCCGGTGGAATCGCCCATGACTTCAACAACATCCTGACCGCCATCATGGGCTTTGCCGAACTGTCGCTGATGCGGGCGGTGGATGATCCGCTCCTTCGGGCCAATCTGGAGGAGATCGTTAAAGGCGCTGATCGTGCAGGGAAGTTGATAGAGCAGATTCTGACCTTTTCCCGGCAGACTGAAAAAACTGTTTCTTCCCTGCAGCTTTCGCTCATTGTCAAGGAAGTGCTCAAGCTGCTCCGAGCCAGCCTGCCTGCCAATATCGAAATCATAACCGACATTGCCTCGTCTGCCTATGTCCGGGTCGACCCCACCCAGATGCACCAAGTTATCATGAACCTGTGTACCAATGCCTATCAGGCCATCAAGGGGGTGCGGGGCATCATCCGGGTGGGTCTGCATAACGTAACCCTTGGCCCGCGGGAAGGGGTCAGCATCGGCAACTTGAGCCAGGGCAACTATGTCTGTCTTCAGGTGGAGGATAATGGCCACGGCATAGCGCCGGAGTTCATGGACCGGATCTTTGAACCCTATTTCACCACCAAGAAAAAGGACGAAGGAACCGGCCTGGGCTTGTCCGTGGTCCATGGCATCGTCAACGACCATGGAGGGGCGGTGACAGTGACCTCGACACCGGGCAAGGGGAGCTGTTTCTCGGTCTATCTGCCGGAGGTGGAGAAGAGCGATGTTCAGATCCCCTGCCAGGTCAGAGGCGTACCTGATGGTGAAGGACGGGTGATACTGGTGGATGATGAACGGCAGATCGTTGATTACGAGGTGCAGGTTCTGGAAAAGGCGGGCTACGTTGTGACCAGCTTCACTTCCAGTGTGGCGGCCCTTGAAAAAATCAAGGAAGACATCCATGCCTTTGATCTCCTGGTAACCGACATGGCCATGCCCGAGATGACCGGCTTACAGCTGATCGAAGAGGTACGGGCCCTGCGTCCGGGAATGCCGGTCCTTCTCTGCACCGGGTACTCCGAACACGTGACCGCTAAATCATCCAAGGAAATGGGCATTGACGGCTACCTGGCCAAACCCTTCACCGCCGAACAGTTTGGCCTGGAGGTCAAGCGGGTTATCGAGGAGGCAGGGCAGGAGGCCTGA